The Aureimonas populi genome includes the window AACGTGTCCGGGCGCGCGCTCGGCGACGTGTCGGCCGACCTGACGGCCGCGCTGGCCCGGATCGAGGTGCCGGCGGGAATGCGGGTCGTCTTCGGCGGCGAGACGCAGGACATGCAGGAAAGCCTGGGCTATGCCGTGCAGGCGCTGGGCCTGGCGGTGATCTTCATCTACCTCGTTCTCGCCTCGCAATTCGGCTCCTTCCTCCAGCCGGTCGCCATCATGATGACGCTGCCCCTCTCGCTGATCGGCGTGTTGCTGGGGCTCCTCGTCATGGGCTCGACGCTGAACATCTTCTCCATCATCGGCTTCATCATGCTGATGGGGCTGGTGACGAAGAATGCCATTCTCCTCGTGGACTATTCCAACCAGGCGCGCGCGGCGGGCATGTCGCTCCACGACAGCCTCGTGGAGGCCGGCGCCGTGCGCCTTCGGCCCATCGTCATGACGACGCTGGCGATGATCTTCGGCATGTTGCCCATCGCCATCGGCGCGGGCGAGGGCGGAGAGCAGCGCGCGCCCATGGCCCATGCGGTGATCGGCGGGCTGATCTCCTCCACGCTCCTGACGCTGATCTTCGTGCCGGTGATCCTCACCCTTCTGGATGGCTTCGCCCGGCGCATCGGGCGCTTCCTGCCCAGGGCGCCGGGCGATCATCCGGCCCACGGGGCCGGCGCGGGCCCGCAACCGGCGGAATGAGCCCCTTGTCCTTCGCGTGGGGGGCCGGCTAGAGCGGGCCGATGCGCAAGAGGAACGCCATGCCGGACGCTCGCCCCAACATCCTGATCCTGATGGTCGATCAACTGGCGGGAACCCTGTTCCCCGACGGGCCGGCGGATTTCCTGCACGTGCCGCGCCTCAGGGCGCTGGCGGGCGCCTCGCTGCGCTTTGCCAACGCCTATACCGCCAGCCCCCTCTGCGCCCCGGCGCGGGCGAGCCTGATGAGCGGGCAGCTTCCCTCGCGCACCGGCGTGTTCGACAATGCCGCCGAATTCCCCTCCGACATTCCCACCTTCGCCCATCATCTGCGGCGCGCGGGCTACGGCACGTGCCTTTCCGGCAAGATGCATTTCGTCGGCCCGGACCAGCTCCACGGTTTCGAGGAGCGGCTGACGACGGATGTCTACCCGGCCGATTTCGGCTGGACGCCCGACTGGACCAGGCCGGGGGAGCGCATCGACTGGTGGTATCACAATCTCGGCAGCGTCACGGGCGCGGGAACGGCCGAGATCACCAACCAGCTCGAATATGACGACGAGGTGGCCCACCACGCCAAGGCCAGGCTCTACGATCTGGCGCGACGGCAGGATTCACGGCCGTTCTGCCTCACCGTCTCCTTCACCCATCCGCACGACCCCTATGTCGCGCGCCCGCGCTTCTTCGACCTCTACGAGCACTGCTCGGCGCTGTTGCCGGAGGTGAAGCGTCTCCCCCTCGAGCGGCAGGACGCGCATTCGCGACGGCTGATGGAAGCGTGCGAGGACGGCGCCTACGACATCACCGACGAGATGATCGCCGCCTCGCGCCGCGCCTATTTCGCCAACCTCTCCTATGTGGACGAGAAGATCGGCGAGCTTCTGGACGTTCTGGAGGCGACGGACATGGCCGGCAACACCGCCATCCTGTTCGTCTCCGACCATGGCGACATGCTGGGGGAGCGCGGCCTTTGGTTCAAGATGAACTTCTTCGAGCCTTCCGCGCGGGTGCCGCTGATGCTGCACGTGCCGGGGCGCGAAGGGTCCCTGGTCGAGGCGCCGGTCTCCACGCTCGACATCGTGCCGACGCTGGCCGAGCTGGCCGGGATCGACCTGGCGGCGCAGGCGCAGTGGCTCGACGGCCTTTCGCTGCTGGCCACCGCGGCGCGCGGCGCGAGGGGCGCGGCGGTGCCGATGGAATATGCGGCGGAAGGCTCCGTCGCACCGATGGTCTGCCTGCGCGAGGGGCGCTGGAAGTTCAGCCATTGCCCGGCCGATCCCGACCAGCTCTTCGACCTGTCCGCCGATCCGCACGAGCTGGACGAGCGCTCGCAAGACCCGGAGGCGGCCGGGGTCCTCGCCCGGTTCCGCGAGATGGCGGCGGCGCGGTGGGACCTTGCCGGTTTCGACCAAGCGGTGCGCGCCAGCCAGGCGCGCCGGCACGTCACCTACGAGGCGCTGCGCAACGGCGCGTATTTTCCCTGGGACTACCAGCCGTTGCAGAAGGCCTCCGAGCGGTACATGCGCAACCACATGGACCTCAACGTCCTGGAGAGCGCGCAGCGCTACCCGCGGCCGAAAGAGTTGTGAGAATCGCGGTCGGGGCGTGAAAGGAAAGCGTGATCAGGGCTTTCCGACGTTACCGAACTGTCATAGAAATTTCATCAAGCCGTTGGCCGGCGCCGCTAGGAGGGTGGTGCCCGGCCGCATGTCGCGGCGTTCAATGGGAGCGAAATCCAGATGACTGAGACCTTCCAGAAGGCCGGCGCTCTCGCCGCCCTGCTCTTTGCCGGCACCATGGCCGCGCCCGCCGCGGCGCAGACCGAGATCCAGTGGTGGCACGCCATGAGCGGGGCCAACAACGACGTGGTGGAGCGCCTGGCCGCCGAGTTCAACGAGAGCCAGAGCGACTACCGCCTCGTCCCCGTGTTCAAGGGCACCTATCCCGAGACGCTGAACGCGGGCATCGCCGCCTTCCGCGCGCGCCAGGCGCCGGCCATCATCCAGGTCTTCGATGTCGGCACCGGCGTGATGATGGGCGCCGAAGGCGCCGTGCGCCCGGTGGCCGAGGTGCTGGAGGAGGGCGGCTACGCCTTCGACAAGGCGCAGTATCTGCCGGGCATCGTCAGCTATTACTCGCGCCCGGACGGCACCATGCTGTCCTTCCCCTACAATTCGTCCTCGCCCGTCCTCTACTACAACAAGGACGCGTTCGAGGCCGCCGGGCTGGACCCCGAAAGCCCGCCCGCCACCTGGGCCGAGGTGTTCGAGGCCGCGCGCACGATCAAGGATTCGGGCGCCGCGCCCTGCGGCTACACGTCCACGTGGCTGACCTGGATCCATCTGGAGAACTTCGCGGCCTGGAACGACGTGTCCTACGGCACGCAGGAGAACGGCCTTGCCGGCCCGGATGTGGAGCTCAAGATCAACGAGCCGATCTATGTCGAGCACTTCCAGGCCATCGCGGACCTGGCGCGTGACGGCGTGTTCCGCTACGGCGGCCGCACCTCGGAGGCCAAGCAGCTCTTCCTTTCGAACGAGTGCGCCATCCTCACCGAATCCTCGGGCGGCCTCGGCGATGTCGTCAATTCGGGCATGAACTACGGCATCGGCCAGCTTCCCTATGAGGGGAACGCCGAGGGCGCGCCGCAGAACACCATTCCCGGCGGCGCCAGCCTCTGGGTCTTCGACGGGCGCCCGGACGAGGAGTACAAGGGCGTCGCCGAGTTCTTCAACTTCCTGTCGCAGACCGAGGTGCAGCAGCGCCTGCACGAGGAATCGGGCTATCTGCCCGTGACCATGGCCGCCTACGAGGCGACGAAGGCGTCCGGCTTCTACGAGGAGAATCCGGGCCGCGAGACGCCGATCACGCAAATGATGGGCAAGGCGCCGACCGAGAACTCGCGCGGCGTGCGCCTGCCGAACCTGCCGCAGGTGCGCGACATCCAGAACGAGGAGTTCGAGTCGATGCTGAACGGCAGCCAGGACGCGCAGGCCGCCCTCGACAAGGCCGTGGAGCGCGGCAACGCCGCCATCGCCTCCGCGACGCAGTAAACGCGCCGAAACGACGATGGAGCGGGGCCGGGCGTTTGTCCGGCCCCTGCCTGTCCGGCCGGGCGGAGCGCCCCGGCCCCTTGCCGCAAGTCAGGAGCCCGCGTGCAGAACGCCGCCTTTCCCAACAAGCTGTTGCCCTATCTCCTGCTCGCGCCGCAGGTGGCCATCACGCTCGTCTTCTTCTACTGGCCGGCGAGCCAGGCCATCTACCAGTCGACGCTGCGCGAGGACCCCTTCGGCCTGCGCACCAGCTTCGTGGGGCTCGACAATTTCCGCGCCGTCCTGTCGGACCCGAACTATCTCGGCTCGGTCTGGACGACGGTGGTCTTCAGCCTCGCCACGGCGCTTCTGGCCATGTCGGTGGCGCTGCTCCTGGCCACCGCCGCCGACAAGGTGGTGCGCGGCAAGGGCCTCTATCGCACCATGCTGATCTGGCCCTATGCCGTGGCGCCGGCCGTGGCGGGAATGCTCTTCCTTTTCATGTTCAACCCCGCCATGGGCACCTTCGCCTACATGCTGCGCGACATGGGAGTGCCGTGGGACCCGCTGCTCAACGGCGACCAGGCCATGGTGCTCGTGGTGATGGCGGCGGCGTGGAAGCAGATCAGCTACAATTTCCTGTTCTTCGTCGCCGGCCTCCAGGCCATCCCGCGCTCGCTGATCGAGGCGGCGGCCATCGACGGCTCGCGCGGGGCCAAGCGCTTCTGGACCATCGTCTTCCCGCTCCTGGCGCCCACGACCTTCTTCCTGCTCGTCATCAACACGACCTACGCCTTCTTCGACACCTTCGGCATCATCCATGCCGTGACGGGCGGCGGGCCGGCGCGGGCCACCGAGACGCTGGTCTACAAGGTCTATAACGACGGCTTCGTGAACCTGAATCTCGGCACCTCGGCCGCGCAGTCGGTGATCCTGATGGCCATCGTCATCGCGCTGACGGCCTTCCAGTTCCGCTTCATCGAGAAGAAGGTGCACTACGCATGAGGAGCCGGCCATGATCGAGAACCGCCCTTACGCCACGGCCTTCGCCCATCTGTGCCTGATCCTCGGCGTCGTGATCGTCGCCTTTCCGATCTACTACACCTTCTCGGCCTCCACCCATTCGCTGCGCACCATCCTCAACCCGCCGCTGCCGCTGCTGCCGGGCCGCGAGGGGTGGGCGAACTACTATCAGGCGCTGTTCGGGGGCGTGGGGCAGATCGGCGGCGTCAATGTCTGGCGCCTGTTGTGGAACACCACGGTGGTGGCCCTCGTCATCGCGGTGGGCAAGATCGTGATCTCGATCATCTCCGCCTACGCCATCGTCTTCTTCCGCTTTCCCTTCCGCATGGCGTTCTTCTGGATGATCTTCATCACCCTGATGCTGCCGGTGGAGGTGCGCATCCTGCCGACCTACAAGGTGATGGTGGACCTCAACCTCATCGACACCTACACGGGCCTGACGCTGCCGCTCATCGCCTCCGCCACCGCCACGCTGCTCTTCCGGCAGTTCTTCCTCACCATCCCGCACGAGCTGGTGGAGGCGGCGCGGATCGACGGGGCGGGGCCGATCCGGTTCTTCAAGGACATCCTGCTTCCCCTGTCGAAGACCAACATCGCCGCGCTCTTCGTCATCCTCTTCGTCTATGGCTGGACGCAGTATCTGTGGCCGCTGCTCGTCACCAACGACAACCAGATGAACACGATCATCATTGCCATCCGCAAGATGATGTCCTTCGCGGACGCGGCCACGCAGTGGCATCTGGTCATGGTGACGGCGATCCTGGCCATCCTGCCGCCGGTGCTGGTGGTGCTCCTCATGCAGCGCTGGTTCGTGCGCGGCCTCGTTGAAACGGAGAAGTGAGAACTTGGCGTCCATCGATCTTCAGGAGGTCGGAAAGACCTATCCCGGCGCGTCGGCCGAATCCGTGAAGGGCATTTCCCTGACCGTCGCCGACGGCGAGTTCGTGGTGCTGGTGGGCCCCTCCGGCTGCGGCAAGTCCACGCTCCTGCGCATGGTCGCCGGGCTGGAATCCATCACGCGCGGCACGGTGCGCATCGGCGAGCGCGTGGTGAACGACAAGGAGCCCGCCGACCGCGACATCGCCATGGTGTTCCAGAACTACGCTCTTTATCCGCACATGTCCGTGCGCCAGAACCTCGCCTATGGCCTGAAGAACCGCAGGACGCCGAAGGCCGAGATCGAGCGGCGCATCGACGAGGCGGCCGGCATACTGGAGATCGCCCCCTTCCTCGACCGCAAGCCCGGCCAGCTTTCGGGCGGCCAGCGCCAGCGCGTGGCCATGGGCCGGGCCATCGTGCGCGAGCCCGCCGCCTTCCTCTTCGACGAGCCGCTGTCGAATCTCGACGCCAAGCTGCGCGTGCAGATGCGCGCCGAGATCCGCTCCCTGCAGAAGCGCCTTTCGACCACCAGCCTCTACGTGACCCACGACCAGCTCGAGGCGATGACGCTCGCCGACCGGCTGGTGGTGCTGAACGGCGGCCTGATCGAGCAGGTCGGCACGCCGCTGGAGGTCTACGAGAAGCCCGCCAGCCTGTTCGTCGCCAGCTTCATCGGCTCTCCGGCGATGAACCTCGTGCCGCTGGACGAGACCACGGCGCAGCACCTGCCGTCCGTCTTCTCCTTCGCCGGCGCGCGCGGGGCGGGGCCGGGCGCGACGCTCGGCATCCGGCCTGAGCACATGCGCATCCTGGGCCCGGGCGAGGCGGCCGAAGGGCTGACCTTCGACCTGACCGTGACGGCCGTGGAGATGGTGGGCGCCGAGAGTTACATCTACGGCACGCCGGCCAGCGGGGCCGCGGAGATCGCGGTGCGCATGCCCGGCTATGCGCGGCGCGAGATCGGTACGCCCTTCACCGCGCTGGCGGACCCGGACCATCTGCATCTCTTCGACACGCAAAGCGGCAAGCGGCGCGCCTGAAGGCAGAAAATGCCTTTTCTTTGCGCTTGCCGCGCGGAGAGGCGGGAGGTATCTTGATCCTGTAATCGCCGCTTGCGGGAGAGACCGGTCGACAGCCGGCGCCGAAGGAGCAACCGCCCCGGAAACTCTCAGGCAAAAGGACCGCGCGGCGTGGTTCACAAATCCGGAGAGTGGCGGCCCGTCCAACGGTCGCCCGCCGAAGGAGAAAGCGGGAGGAGGATGAACCTCGTCCCGTGAAACTCTCAGGCCGATGACGGAGAGGGGCACGACGAGGACTCGGGATCGACGAGTCGGAAGGATCGTGCCTATGACTGCCCGTTCAGCAACCGCCGCCCATAATTCCGCCCCCACCATCGCCGTCGTCGGCGCCGGCATCACCGGCGTGACCACGGCCTACAAGCTCATGCGGCAGGGCTTCGACGTGACGGTCTTCGACCGTCAGCCCTTCGCCGGCATGGAAACCTCCTTCGCCAATGGCGGCCAGCTTTCGGCCTCCAACGCCGAGGTGTGGAACAACCCGGCCACCTTCATCAAGGGCATCAAGTGGATGTTCAAGAAGGACGCGCCGCTGCTCGTGCATCCGGCGCCGACCTGGCACAAGCTCTCCTGGATGTTCGAGTTCGTGATGGCGGCCCGCTCCTACGAGGAGAACACGGTCGCCACCGTCCGCCTCGCCATCGACGCGCGCCGCCATCTCTTCGAGATGGCCGAGGAGGAGGGCATCGACTTCGACGTCGAGAAGCGCGGCATCCTGCATGTCTACGAGACCAAGCCGGAATTCGAGCACGGGCTGAAGGTCAACGCGCTCTACGCCAAGGGCGGCTTGCAGCGCAGGGCGCTGACCAATGACGAGATCCATGCCATCGAGCCGGCGCTGGCCGGCACCTATCATGGCGGCTTCTTCACCGAGAGCGATTTCACCGGCGACATCCACAAGTTCACGCGCGGCCTTTCGGACGCCGCGGCGCGCCATGGCACGACCTTCGTCTACGACGCGGACGTCTCGTCCCTGCGCCATGACGAGGACGGTGTGCGCATCGAATGGTCCAAGGGCGAGGAGCCCAAGCGCCTCGACCGCTTCGACGCGGTGGTGATCTGCGCGGGCGTCGCCAGCCGGCGCCTGGCCGCGCAGCTCGGCGACCGGGTGAACATCTACCCCGTCAAGGGCTACTCGGTGACGGTGAACCTGGAGGACGAGGAAAGCCGCGCGGGCGCGCCCTGGGTCAGCCTGCTCGACGACAAGGCCAAGATCGTCACCAGCCGGCTGGGCCGGAACCGCCTGCGCATCGCCGGCACGGCCGAGTTCGCGGGCGACAATCGCGACATCAAGTGGGACCGCATCAAGCCGCTCGTCGCCTGGTGCCGCCACCGTTTCCCCGGCATCGGCACGGCCTCCGTCGTGCCGTGGGCGGGGCTTCGCCCGATGATGCCGGACATGCTGCCCAAGGTCGGGCGCGGCTCGAAGTCGCGCGTCTACTACAATACCGGCCATGGTCATCTGGGCTGGACGCTCTCGGCCGTCACGGCCGAGATGATCGCGGCCGAGGTGGCGGGCGACTATCCGCGCGCGCAGGCCCATTCCGGCGCCGAGATCGTGCCCCTCAACCGCGAGAAGGCGGGCGAGCGCCGCGCCGCCTGAGGCTTTCTGCCGCAATCTGTTCCCGTTCCGTGCCGATGCGAGACAATCCGTCCCGTGTCGAATGGAGCGGGAGCAGGGGCGATGGCTGTATCGAAGGACGTGATCGAAGCGGCGCTGGGAACGCAGGACTCGGAGGGCGTGGCGGCGAGCGTGCTG containing:
- the betC gene encoding choline-sulfatase, encoding MPDARPNILILMVDQLAGTLFPDGPADFLHVPRLRALAGASLRFANAYTASPLCAPARASLMSGQLPSRTGVFDNAAEFPSDIPTFAHHLRRAGYGTCLSGKMHFVGPDQLHGFEERLTTDVYPADFGWTPDWTRPGERIDWWYHNLGSVTGAGTAEITNQLEYDDEVAHHAKARLYDLARRQDSRPFCLTVSFTHPHDPYVARPRFFDLYEHCSALLPEVKRLPLERQDAHSRRLMEACEDGAYDITDEMIAASRRAYFANLSYVDEKIGELLDVLEATDMAGNTAILFVSDHGDMLGERGLWFKMNFFEPSARVPLMLHVPGREGSLVEAPVSTLDIVPTLAELAGIDLAAQAQWLDGLSLLATAARGARGAAVPMEYAAEGSVAPMVCLREGRWKFSHCPADPDQLFDLSADPHELDERSQDPEAAGVLARFREMAAARWDLAGFDQAVRASQARRHVTYEALRNGAYFPWDYQPLQKASERYMRNHMDLNVLESAQRYPRPKEL
- the ugpB gene encoding sn-glycerol-3-phosphate ABC transporter substrate-binding protein UgpB, with protein sequence MAAPAAAQTEIQWWHAMSGANNDVVERLAAEFNESQSDYRLVPVFKGTYPETLNAGIAAFRARQAPAIIQVFDVGTGVMMGAEGAVRPVAEVLEEGGYAFDKAQYLPGIVSYYSRPDGTMLSFPYNSSSPVLYYNKDAFEAAGLDPESPPATWAEVFEAARTIKDSGAAPCGYTSTWLTWIHLENFAAWNDVSYGTQENGLAGPDVELKINEPIYVEHFQAIADLARDGVFRYGGRTSEAKQLFLSNECAILTESSGGLGDVVNSGMNYGIGQLPYEGNAEGAPQNTIPGGASLWVFDGRPDEEYKGVAEFFNFLSQTEVQQRLHEESGYLPVTMAAYEATKASGFYEENPGRETPITQMMGKAPTENSRGVRLPNLPQVRDIQNEEFESMLNGSQDAQAALDKAVERGNAAIASATQ
- the ugpA gene encoding sn-glycerol-3-phosphate ABC transporter permease UgpA, yielding MQNAAFPNKLLPYLLLAPQVAITLVFFYWPASQAIYQSTLREDPFGLRTSFVGLDNFRAVLSDPNYLGSVWTTVVFSLATALLAMSVALLLATAADKVVRGKGLYRTMLIWPYAVAPAVAGMLFLFMFNPAMGTFAYMLRDMGVPWDPLLNGDQAMVLVVMAAAWKQISYNFLFFVAGLQAIPRSLIEAAAIDGSRGAKRFWTIVFPLLAPTTFFLLVINTTYAFFDTFGIIHAVTGGGPARATETLVYKVYNDGFVNLNLGTSAAQSVILMAIVIALTAFQFRFIEKKVHYA
- the ugpE gene encoding sn-glycerol-3-phosphate ABC transporter permease UgpE translates to MIENRPYATAFAHLCLILGVVIVAFPIYYTFSASTHSLRTILNPPLPLLPGREGWANYYQALFGGVGQIGGVNVWRLLWNTTVVALVIAVGKIVISIISAYAIVFFRFPFRMAFFWMIFITLMLPVEVRILPTYKVMVDLNLIDTYTGLTLPLIASATATLLFRQFFLTIPHELVEAARIDGAGPIRFFKDILLPLSKTNIAALFVILFVYGWTQYLWPLLVTNDNQMNTIIIAIRKMMSFADAATQWHLVMVTAILAILPPVLVVLLMQRWFVRGLVETEK
- a CDS encoding sn-glycerol-3-phosphate import ATP-binding protein UgpC, which translates into the protein MASIDLQEVGKTYPGASAESVKGISLTVADGEFVVLVGPSGCGKSTLLRMVAGLESITRGTVRIGERVVNDKEPADRDIAMVFQNYALYPHMSVRQNLAYGLKNRRTPKAEIERRIDEAAGILEIAPFLDRKPGQLSGGQRQRVAMGRAIVREPAAFLFDEPLSNLDAKLRVQMRAEIRSLQKRLSTTSLYVTHDQLEAMTLADRLVVLNGGLIEQVGTPLEVYEKPASLFVASFIGSPAMNLVPLDETTAQHLPSVFSFAGARGAGPGATLGIRPEHMRILGPGEAAEGLTFDLTVTAVEMVGAESYIYGTPASGAAEIAVRMPGYARREIGTPFTALADPDHLHLFDTQSGKRRA
- a CDS encoding D-amino acid dehydrogenase is translated as MTARSATAAHNSAPTIAVVGAGITGVTTAYKLMRQGFDVTVFDRQPFAGMETSFANGGQLSASNAEVWNNPATFIKGIKWMFKKDAPLLVHPAPTWHKLSWMFEFVMAARSYEENTVATVRLAIDARRHLFEMAEEEGIDFDVEKRGILHVYETKPEFEHGLKVNALYAKGGLQRRALTNDEIHAIEPALAGTYHGGFFTESDFTGDIHKFTRGLSDAAARHGTTFVYDADVSSLRHDEDGVRIEWSKGEEPKRLDRFDAVVICAGVASRRLAAQLGDRVNIYPVKGYSVTVNLEDEESRAGAPWVSLLDDKAKIVTSRLGRNRLRIAGTAEFAGDNRDIKWDRIKPLVAWCRHRFPGIGTASVVPWAGLRPMMPDMLPKVGRGSKSRVYYNTGHGHLGWTLSAVTAEMIAAEVAGDYPRAQAHSGAEIVPLNREKAGERRAA